Proteins encoded within one genomic window of Erinaceus europaeus chromosome 13, mEriEur2.1, whole genome shotgun sequence:
- the SAMD5 gene encoding sterile alpha motif domain-containing protein 5 isoform X4 has translation MCTNIVYEWLRALQLPQYAESFVDNGYDDLEVCKQIGDPDLDAIGVLAPAHRRRILEAVRRLREQDAAAAGLYFTLEPQPPPAAPGPPAAAAAAAVAGSAGRRGEPCGGSAQGPRGEPRVRELVSYPKLKLKIMIRDKLVRDGIHLSKPPYSRKPPGSIC, from the coding sequence ATGTGCACCAACATAGTTTACGAGTGGCTGAGAGCGCTGCAGCTTCCGCAGTACGCCGAGTCCTTCGTGGACAACGGCTACGACGACCTGGAGGTGTGCAAGCAGATCGGGGACCCGGACCTGGACGCCATCGGGGTGCTGGCGCCCGCGCATCGCCGCCGCATCCTGGAGGCCGTGCGCCGCCTGCGGGAGCAGGATGCCGCCGCCGCCGGCCTCTACTTCACGCTGGAGCCGCAGccgccccccgccgcccccgggccgcccgccgccgccgctgccgctgCCGTCGCGGGGTCCGCCGGCCGCCGCGGGGAGCCGTGCGGAGGTTCGGCCCAGGGTCCCCGGGGGGAGCCCCGCGTCAGGGAGCTGGTGAGCTACCCCAAACTGAAGCTGAAGATCATGATCAGGGATAAGCTGGTCCGCGACGGCATCCACCTGAGCAAGCCCCCGTACTCCCGCAAG
- the SAMD5 gene encoding sterile alpha motif domain-containing protein 5 isoform X5 — protein sequence MCTNIVYEWLRALQLPQYAESFVDNGYDDLEVCKQIGDPDLDAIGVLAPAHRRRILEAVRRLREQDAAAAGLYFTLEPQPPPAAPGPPAAAAAAAVAGSAGRRGEPCGGSAQGPRGEPRVRELVSYPKLKLKIMIRDKLVRDGIHLSKPPYSRKTPSGI from the coding sequence ATGTGCACCAACATAGTTTACGAGTGGCTGAGAGCGCTGCAGCTTCCGCAGTACGCCGAGTCCTTCGTGGACAACGGCTACGACGACCTGGAGGTGTGCAAGCAGATCGGGGACCCGGACCTGGACGCCATCGGGGTGCTGGCGCCCGCGCATCGCCGCCGCATCCTGGAGGCCGTGCGCCGCCTGCGGGAGCAGGATGCCGCCGCCGCCGGCCTCTACTTCACGCTGGAGCCGCAGccgccccccgccgcccccgggccgcccgccgccgccgctgccgctgCCGTCGCGGGGTCCGCCGGCCGCCGCGGGGAGCCGTGCGGAGGTTCGGCCCAGGGTCCCCGGGGGGAGCCCCGCGTCAGGGAGCTGGTGAGCTACCCCAAACTGAAGCTGAAGATCATGATCAGGGATAAGCTGGTCCGCGACGGCATCCACCTGAGCAAGCCCCCGTACTCCCGCAAG